A window of the Lactuca sativa cultivar Salinas chromosome 7, Lsat_Salinas_v11, whole genome shotgun sequence genome harbors these coding sequences:
- the LOC111902671 gene encoding origin of replication complex subunit 5 yields the protein MNKVDSPQVTKRKTRLSSSCNPNAIESATTTINLPPLTLRDLVFGEEEPLTYDDLISSLPGRRNQIFELVRLLGPVDSPVSPIFVYGGASTGKTSTILQVFRHLNRPFVYSSCRTCYNARQLFENILNQLLLHRKSEINGYSSAKKCEKQADFVNLLKEALVGVVDSLKGNSGKSSGGFVNGSMVYLIFDSLELVRDWDKSSTILPFLFKLHDILKVPDVGLIFVSSSSLDTFYSDTGFVDPIPVYFPDYTEDALRQILMRNQPNPKLYSAFLDLVLKPFCRVTRKLDELSAGLSPLFKKFCEPLDDLEVNPVGENKRKLLNCLQPHIAPAINEILRVTAMSSQVNMKKKKSGASDSIDEIEFHMSTSAKYLVISAFLASRNPATLDASFFDSTGGPANQKKKRKSSEKSKELKEALEEEQFMKGPGTFPLERLLAIFQCITSGSEYPLEEEEEEEEEEEDKSLMSDILLQVSSLCSANFISKGGSCPLEGSTRYRSTISEDLALKVAKSLKFPLAKYLYRK from the exons ATGAACAAAGTAGACAGTCCGCAGGTTACAAAAAGAAAAACGAGATTATCATCATCTTGCAACCCAAATGCGATCGAAAGCGCTACAACTACCATCAATCTTCCACCCCTTACGCTTCGTGATCTCGTGTTTGGAGAAGAAGAACCCCTAACTTATGATGATTTGATTTCTAGTCTACCCGGAAGACGAAACCAAATCTTTGAACTTGTACGCCTTTTGGGTCCGGTGGATTCTCCTGTATCTCCGATATTTGTTTACGGCGGCGCATCGACTGGCAAAACAAGTACGATTCTCCAGGTTTTCCGTCACTTAAACCGGCCATTTGTCTACTCAAGCTGTAGGACCTGTTACAATGCCCGCCAACTGTTTGAAAATATTCTGAACCAGCTATTGCTTCATAGGAAAAGCGAAATTAATGGCTATTCGAGTGCCAAGAAGTGTGAAAAGCAAGCTGATTTTGTTAATCTCTTGAAGGAAGCATTGGTGGGTGTTGTAGATAGTCTGAAAGGTAATTCGGGGAAATCTTCGGGAGGATTCGTCAATGGAAGTATGGTTTACTTGATTTTCGATAGTTTAGAGCTTGTCAGAGACTGGGACAAAAGTTCTACCATATTACCATTTTTGTTCAAGCTTCATGATATTTTGAAGGTTCCTGATGTTGGTTTGATTTTTGTCAGTAGCTCTTCACTCGATACCTTCTATTCAGATACAGGTTTTGTTGATCCTATACCTGTTTATTTCCCTGATTATACAGAAGACGCTCTTAGACAAATCTTGATGAGAAACCAGCCAAACCCAAAACTCTACTCAGCTTTTCTCGA TTTGGTGCTGAAGCCTTTCTGTCGGGTAACTAGAAAGCTTGATGAGTTATCGGCTGGTTTATCACCGCTATTTAAGAAATTCTGTGAGCCTTTAGATGATTTGGAGGTTAATCCTGTTGGAGAAAACAAGAGAAAGTTGTTGAATTGTCTTCAACCTCATATTGCTCCTGCTATCAATGAGATATTAAGAGTCACAGCCATGTCATCTCAGGTCAACATGAAAAAGAAGAAATCTGGAGCTTCTGATTCCATTGATGAGATAGAGTTTCATATGTCTACTTCCGCAAAGTATCTTGTTATTTCTGCATTTCTTGCTTCCAGAAATCCTGCTACTCTTGATGCATCATTCTTTGATTCGACTGGAGGTCCTGCTAATCAAAAAAAGAAGAGAAA GAGCTCAGAAAAATCAAAGGAATTGAAGGAAGCTTTGGAGGAAGAACAGTTCATGAAAGGCCCTGGAACATTTCCATTGGAGAGATTGTTAGCTATTTTCCAGTGTATCACATCAGGTTCAGAGTAtccacttgaagaagaagaagaggaagaagaagaagaagaagataagagTCTTATGTCTGACATACTTTTACAAGTATCAAGTCTTTGCAGTGCTAATTTTATAAGCAAAGGTGGAAGCTGCCCATTGGAAGGCTCAACTCGATACAGGTCAACAATTAGCGAGGATTTGGCCTTAAAA GTAGCAAAGAGCCTCAAGTTTCCACTTGCAAAGTACTTATATAGAAAATAG